A stretch of the Streptomyces ortus genome encodes the following:
- a CDS encoding SDR family oxidoreductase — protein sequence MKHDPLRDRTVVVTGAARGLGAALARDLSRRGARLALLGHEKPALEALAAELPAPAAAWEVDITDDTGMADAARGVRATLGKPSVVIANAGIAEGGPFAESDAASWRRVIDVNLTGSAITARAFLPDLVDTAGYHLQVASLASIGASPMMSAYCASKAGVEAFAHSLRAEVAHQGVAVGIAYLNWTDTDMIRDADRHAVLRELRGHMPPPARRVYPVEHVAARLARAVERRRTSVYVPGWLVAAQLGRAALPPVVLRVSRRALPRLAAREPFRPTGLLGAGGRADGPDGSGSGGPPLG from the coding sequence GTGAAACACGACCCGTTGCGTGACCGCACGGTGGTGGTCACCGGAGCCGCCCGCGGCCTCGGCGCCGCCCTGGCACGGGACCTGTCCCGCCGAGGGGCCCGCCTCGCCCTCCTGGGGCACGAGAAACCGGCGCTGGAGGCCCTGGCGGCCGAACTGCCCGCCCCGGCCGCGGCCTGGGAGGTCGACATCACCGACGACACCGGTATGGCCGACGCCGCACGCGGCGTGCGCGCGACGCTCGGCAAGCCCTCGGTGGTGATCGCCAACGCGGGCATCGCCGAGGGCGGCCCCTTCGCCGAATCGGACGCGGCGTCCTGGCGCCGGGTGATCGACGTCAATCTCACCGGCAGCGCGATCACCGCGCGCGCCTTCCTGCCGGACCTGGTGGACACGGCGGGTTATCACCTCCAGGTCGCCTCACTGGCCTCGATCGGCGCCTCGCCGATGATGAGCGCCTACTGCGCCTCCAAGGCGGGGGTGGAGGCCTTCGCCCACTCGCTGCGGGCCGAGGTGGCGCATCAGGGGGTCGCGGTCGGTATCGCCTACCTCAACTGGACCGACACCGACATGATCCGTGACGCGGACCGGCACGCCGTGCTGCGCGAACTGCGGGGCCACATGCCGCCCCCGGCCCGCCGCGTCTATCCGGTGGAGCACGTCGCGGCCCGTCTCGCGCGGGCCGTCGAGCGCCGCCGCACCTCGGTGTACGTGCCCGGCTGGCTGGTCGCCGCCCAGCTGGGCCGGGCCGCGCTGCCGCCGGTCGTGCTGCGCGTGTCACGCCGGGCGCTGCCCCGGCTGGCGGCCCGGGAGCCCTTCCGCCCCACCGGCCTGCTCGGCGCGGGCGGCCGGGCCGACGGCCCCGACGGCAGCGGCAGCGGTGGGCCGCCACTCGGTTGA
- a CDS encoding aminotransferase class V-fold PLP-dependent enzyme — MSETEVTTAPRPLLLADGRPAARAWSLDPVMKHLNHGSFGAVPLVAQERQNEFRAEMDSSPVVWFPALPQRIAAARIDLAAFLRVAPDDVALVPNASAGISVVFASLQRRRGGSIVVTDHGYGAVTMGAERLARRWGGEVRTAGVPLEASEEQAYEAVMAAVDDDTDLIVLDQITSATARRLPVELVGAEARRRGIPLLVDAAHAPGLIEAPLAGLTCDFWVGNLHKWGCTPRGTATLVARGELREELYPLIDSWGAADPYPDRFDQQGTIDATGYLAAPAALDFVETTWGWDTARRYMDDLAGYGERVIGAAFAELTGVTGTVDVGMPVPGMRLVRLPDGLAGSRIEADALRDRAARELGVEAAFTSFDGIGYMRLSAHVYNTAADYEYFAEDCVPLLGRWARAAREHQGGA, encoded by the coding sequence GTGAGCGAGACCGAGGTCACCACCGCCCCGCGTCCCTTGCTGCTGGCGGACGGCCGTCCCGCGGCCCGGGCGTGGTCGCTGGACCCCGTCATGAAGCACCTCAACCATGGCTCGTTCGGGGCGGTGCCGCTGGTCGCCCAGGAACGGCAGAACGAGTTCCGCGCCGAGATGGACAGTTCGCCGGTGGTGTGGTTCCCGGCCCTGCCGCAGCGGATCGCCGCCGCCCGGATCGACCTCGCGGCCTTTCTGCGGGTCGCCCCCGACGACGTGGCCCTGGTGCCGAACGCGAGCGCCGGCATCAGCGTCGTGTTCGCCTCGCTCCAGCGGCGCAGGGGTGGCAGCATCGTCGTCACCGACCACGGCTACGGCGCGGTGACCATGGGCGCCGAGCGCCTCGCCAGGCGCTGGGGCGGCGAGGTGCGTACCGCCGGGGTGCCGCTGGAGGCGAGCGAGGAGCAGGCGTACGAGGCCGTGATGGCCGCGGTCGACGACGACACGGATCTGATCGTCCTCGACCAGATCACGTCCGCCACCGCACGCCGGCTGCCGGTGGAGCTGGTCGGCGCGGAGGCCCGTCGGCGCGGTATCCCGCTCCTGGTGGACGCCGCGCACGCCCCCGGTCTGATCGAGGCCCCGCTGGCGGGCCTGACCTGCGACTTCTGGGTCGGCAACCTGCACAAGTGGGGCTGCACACCGCGCGGCACCGCCACGCTGGTCGCCCGCGGCGAGCTGCGCGAGGAGCTCTACCCCCTGATCGACTCGTGGGGCGCCGCCGATCCGTACCCCGACCGTTTCGACCAGCAGGGCACGATCGACGCCACCGGCTATCTCGCGGCCCCGGCGGCCCTGGACTTCGTCGAGACCACCTGGGGCTGGGACACCGCCCGCCGGTACATGGACGACCTGGCCGGTTACGGCGAGCGCGTCATCGGCGCGGCCTTCGCCGAACTGACCGGCGTCACCGGCACGGTCGACGTGGGCATGCCGGTCCCGGGCATGCGGCTGGTACGGCTGCCGGACGGGCTGGCGGGCAGCCGGATCGAGGCGGACGCGCTGCGTGACCGGGCCGCCCGCGAACTCGGCGTCGAGGCGGCCTTCACCAGCTTCGACGGCATCGGCTACATGCGGCTGTCCGCCCACGTCTACAACACCGCCGCCGACTACGAGTACTTCGCCGAGGACTGCGTCCCCCTCCTCGGCCGCTGGGCCCGCGCGGCCC
- a CDS encoding phytoene desaturase family protein has translation MPDAVVIGAGPNGLVAANLLADEGWSVEVLEEQDEPGGGVRHDHGVDPDFANDLFSSFYPLAAASPVLAGLHLERYGLRWSHAPRVLAHPLSDGRCAVLGRDLDDTAASLDVFADGDGDAWRELHRVWDRLRPDLLEALFTPFPPVRAGARLALRLRTAGGLRLARSMVLPVRRLGEEEFRGEGGRLLLAGNALHADLAPEAAGSGGFGWLMSMLGQTYGFPVPVGGSGALIRALTRRLEERGGVLRCGERVNRVVVREGRAVAVRTAGGETVSAARAVLADVSAPALYGELVDSADLPPQVLADLRRFQWDFATFKVDWALDGRVPWQAPEAAGAGTVHLADGVDELTRFAAQVAMGQVPDRPFALFGQMTTADPTRSPEGTESAWAYTHVPHRIKGDAGDDGLTGSWDAKEQELMADRVERQVERFAPGFRSLIRARRVLAPPTLQALNANLHGGAINGGTTALHQQLVFRPVPGTGRPETPVKGLYLASASAHPGGGVHGAPGSNAARAALRRNLPNGLTRAQRLLARRDRKGDRRPELGS, from the coding sequence ATGCCGGACGCGGTAGTCATCGGAGCCGGCCCGAACGGGCTCGTCGCCGCCAACCTGCTGGCCGACGAGGGCTGGAGCGTCGAAGTCCTGGAGGAACAGGACGAGCCAGGCGGCGGGGTCCGGCACGACCACGGGGTCGACCCGGACTTCGCGAACGACCTCTTCAGCTCGTTCTACCCCCTCGCCGCCGCCTCGCCGGTCCTCGCCGGACTCCACCTGGAGCGGTACGGGCTGCGCTGGAGCCATGCCCCCCGCGTCCTGGCCCACCCGCTGTCCGACGGCCGGTGCGCCGTGCTCGGACGCGACCTCGACGACACCGCCGCGTCCCTGGACGTCTTCGCCGACGGTGACGGCGACGCCTGGCGGGAGCTGCACCGCGTCTGGGACCGGCTCCGCCCCGACCTGCTGGAAGCGCTGTTCACGCCCTTCCCGCCGGTCCGCGCGGGCGCCCGCCTGGCCCTGCGCCTGCGGACCGCCGGCGGGCTGCGGCTGGCCCGGTCGATGGTGCTGCCGGTACGGCGTCTCGGCGAGGAGGAGTTCCGCGGTGAGGGCGGCAGGCTGCTGCTGGCGGGCAACGCCCTCCACGCCGACCTGGCCCCCGAGGCCGCGGGAAGCGGCGGCTTCGGCTGGCTGATGTCGATGCTGGGCCAGACCTACGGATTTCCCGTCCCCGTCGGTGGTTCGGGCGCCCTCATCCGGGCGCTGACCCGGCGGCTGGAGGAGCGCGGCGGGGTCCTGCGGTGCGGCGAGCGCGTGAACCGCGTCGTCGTCCGGGAGGGCCGGGCGGTGGCGGTGCGCACGGCCGGTGGCGAGACGGTGTCCGCCGCCCGGGCCGTCCTCGCGGACGTGTCCGCTCCCGCGCTGTACGGCGAGCTGGTCGACAGCGCCGACCTCCCTCCGCAGGTACTGGCCGATCTGCGCCGCTTCCAGTGGGACTTCGCCACCTTCAAGGTCGACTGGGCCCTCGACGGCCGGGTGCCGTGGCAGGCACCCGAGGCCGCGGGGGCGGGAACCGTGCACCTGGCGGACGGCGTCGACGAGCTGACCCGCTTCGCGGCACAGGTCGCCATGGGACAGGTACCGGACCGGCCGTTCGCGCTGTTCGGACAGATGACGACCGCCGACCCCACCCGCTCGCCCGAGGGCACCGAGTCGGCCTGGGCGTACACCCATGTCCCGCACCGCATCAAGGGCGACGCGGGCGACGACGGACTGACCGGGAGCTGGGACGCCAAGGAGCAGGAGCTGATGGCCGACCGGGTGGAGCGGCAGGTCGAGCGCTTCGCGCCGGGCTTCCGTTCGCTGATCCGGGCCCGGCGCGTGCTGGCACCGCCCACCCTCCAGGCACTCAACGCCAATCTCCACGGCGGTGCCATCAACGGCGGCACCACGGCCCTGCACCAGCAGCTCGTGTTCCGGCCCGTCCCGGGCACCGGACGCCCGGAGACACCGGTCAAGGGCCTCTACCTGGCGTCGGCCTCCGCACACCCGGGAGGCGGGGTGCACGGCGCCCCCGGCTCCAACGCCGCCCGGGCCGCCCTGCGCAGGAACCTCCCGAACGGCCTGACCCGTGCCCAGCGGCTGCTGGCCCGCCGCGACCGCAAGGGGGACCGCAGGCCCGAACTCGGCAGCTGA
- a CDS encoding PucR family transcriptional regulator translates to MTVVHEREPVIEILRTMAVDDDVCGELVRAARAHSPEVARLTEAESRSHVTAMIRAAGEWFATFDGVEQQDFTAALLLGADRAGQGVAMTAVLRGVQAGLGRALEITVERCRAAGVPDSTLLGVVLRLNEYGDAIERHVINGYRAAERTTPHESTEVRTHVLRRLLVGGVVPSPLEMAGAGMRPGGGPHHCVVADAGDPAAARLLTDRLTGLGAVSGLIEGRPAGLCRRMPGIGEAGSSALVVVSPAAPLEEIRPLYRLCVRAVDIGARQGRQGLYELTDFAAEIALDDQPLLGTHLSARLLGALDESDAFHRQLAVTALTFLDNGRRLDQSATALFTHPNTVRYRLGRLQQITGHPLTDLASGPLAEPLSTLHWRWALTTWLRRDPKPL, encoded by the coding sequence ATGACTGTCGTCCACGAGCGTGAACCGGTCATCGAGATCCTGCGGACGATGGCCGTCGACGACGACGTGTGCGGCGAACTCGTCCGCGCGGCCCGGGCCCACTCCCCCGAAGTCGCCCGGCTCACCGAGGCGGAGAGCCGCTCCCATGTCACCGCCATGATCCGCGCCGCCGGTGAGTGGTTCGCCACCTTCGACGGGGTCGAGCAACAGGACTTCACGGCCGCCCTGTTACTGGGGGCGGACCGGGCGGGCCAGGGCGTCGCGATGACCGCGGTGCTGCGAGGGGTCCAGGCCGGGCTGGGCCGCGCGCTGGAGATCACCGTCGAGCGCTGCCGGGCGGCGGGCGTGCCGGACAGCACGCTGCTCGGCGTCGTCCTGCGGCTCAACGAGTACGGCGACGCGATCGAGCGCCATGTGATCAACGGCTACCGGGCCGCCGAGCGGACCACCCCGCACGAGAGCACCGAGGTCCGCACACACGTCCTCCGCAGGCTGCTGGTCGGCGGAGTCGTACCGTCGCCGCTGGAGATGGCCGGGGCCGGGATGCGGCCGGGCGGCGGCCCCCACCACTGTGTCGTCGCGGACGCGGGCGACCCCGCGGCGGCGCGCCTCCTCACGGACCGACTCACCGGACTCGGCGCGGTGTCGGGCCTGATCGAGGGGCGGCCGGCCGGCCTGTGCCGACGGATGCCCGGGATCGGGGAGGCGGGGTCGTCGGCCCTGGTCGTGGTCTCACCCGCCGCTCCGCTGGAGGAGATCCGCCCGCTGTACCGGCTCTGCGTCCGGGCCGTGGACATCGGTGCGCGGCAGGGGCGTCAGGGCCTGTACGAACTGACCGACTTCGCCGCCGAGATCGCCCTCGACGACCAGCCGCTGCTGGGCACGCACCTGAGCGCCCGGCTGCTCGGCGCCCTCGACGAGTCGGACGCCTTCCACCGCCAACTCGCCGTCACCGCGCTGACGTTCCTCGACAACGGCCGCCGTCTCGACCAGAGCGCGACGGCCCTGTTCACCCACCCCAACACCGTCCGCTACCGGCTCGGCCGCCTCCAGCAGATCACCGGGCACCCGCTGACCGACCTGGCGTCCGGACCTCTCGCCGAACCGCTGAGCACCCTGCACTGGCGGTGGGCCCTGACCACCTGGCTCCGGCGGGACCCGAAGCCGCTGTAA
- a CDS encoding SRPBCC family protein, with protein MAVRHRLIKKSPSEVWAVLADGTRYADWVVGTASSYPVRGQWPQVHSAIGYEVKAGLWTLSNESVVRACVEERELELEAIAGPLGTARVAIELRPWGEYTLVIIDEHPLQGAGGTLHNVAVEGIIQLRHRAMLKRLAEVCEGDGQSGSRPARTEPRPA; from the coding sequence GTGGCCGTACGCCACAGGCTCATCAAGAAGAGTCCGAGCGAGGTGTGGGCCGTCCTGGCCGACGGCACCCGGTACGCGGACTGGGTCGTGGGGACCGCGTCCTCGTACCCCGTGCGCGGCCAGTGGCCGCAGGTGCACTCCGCGATCGGCTACGAGGTGAAGGCCGGGCTCTGGACCCTGAGCAACGAGTCGGTCGTACGGGCGTGCGTCGAGGAGCGCGAGCTGGAACTGGAGGCGATCGCCGGCCCGCTCGGCACGGCCCGCGTCGCCATCGAGCTGCGGCCCTGGGGCGAGTACACACTGGTGATCATCGACGAGCATCCGCTGCAGGGGGCCGGTGGCACCCTGCACAACGTGGCCGTGGAGGGAATCATCCAGCTACGGCACCGGGCCATGCTCAAGCGGCTCGCCGAGGTGTGCGAGGGCGACGGGCAGTCCGGGTCCCGGCCCGCCCGCACGGAGCCGAGGCCGGCATGA
- a CDS encoding glycoside hydrolase family 43 protein, with the protein MSARPKPSRRLFLGMAAATPLAASGVLTLGAGTAHAADSAYVMCYFTESTSLGLGTDYGLHLAVSTDALNWTPLNQNGPLVTPTAGALGLRDPFLLRKRDGTFVVIATDLKGTDWSYNSQYIHVWDSADLRTFTGYRRLRLHDMTTHSWAPEAFWDAGRGQYAVIYSSVDSSGHNVIMVNYTSDFVTASAPQMFFDPGYDVIDGDMAVGVSGYNYLFFKKNQTLVAARSTSLDPGSFTEFSAGVAHGGTEAPTVVKSLTSANWYLWGDTYTPNGVFYAWQSSNLASGTWTALDQKTYTQPVNSKHCGIATITTTEYDNLLAKWGAPAWNRLKSYNYPDRYVRHADYAARIDPYPFDPYTDSQWKLVPGLADGSGVSFQSVNYPTRYLRHYNYALRLDVSDGTPTFAGDATFHRTAGLADSSWASFRSYNNPTRYIRHSNYVLRIDPVSTAAEQRDATFRVGY; encoded by the coding sequence ATGAGCGCACGACCCAAGCCGTCCCGGCGCCTCTTCCTCGGCATGGCCGCCGCCACTCCCCTGGCCGCGTCCGGTGTGCTGACCCTCGGCGCCGGCACCGCCCACGCGGCGGACTCGGCGTACGTGATGTGCTACTTCACCGAGTCGACCAGCCTCGGCCTCGGCACCGACTACGGGCTGCATCTCGCCGTCAGCACCGACGCGCTCAACTGGACGCCGCTCAACCAGAACGGCCCTCTGGTCACCCCCACGGCGGGCGCCCTCGGTCTGCGCGACCCGTTCCTGCTGCGCAAGCGGGACGGCACCTTCGTCGTCATCGCCACCGACCTCAAGGGCACCGACTGGAGCTACAACAGCCAGTACATCCACGTCTGGGACTCCGCCGACCTGCGCACCTTCACCGGTTACCGCCGGCTCAGGCTGCACGACATGACCACGCACAGCTGGGCGCCCGAGGCGTTCTGGGACGCCGGCCGGGGCCAGTACGCGGTCATCTACTCCTCGGTCGACTCGAGCGGCCACAACGTGATCATGGTGAACTACACCAGCGACTTCGTCACCGCGTCGGCCCCGCAGATGTTCTTCGACCCCGGTTACGACGTCATCGACGGAGACATGGCCGTCGGGGTGAGCGGCTACAACTACCTCTTCTTCAAGAAGAACCAGACGCTGGTGGCGGCCAGGTCCACCTCCCTCGATCCGGGCAGCTTCACGGAGTTCAGCGCGGGTGTCGCGCACGGCGGCACCGAGGCCCCGACCGTGGTCAAGTCACTGACCTCGGCGAACTGGTACCTCTGGGGAGACACCTACACTCCGAACGGCGTCTTCTACGCCTGGCAGTCCAGCAACCTGGCCTCCGGCACCTGGACCGCGCTCGACCAGAAGACCTACACGCAGCCGGTCAACTCCAAGCACTGCGGCATAGCGACGATCACCACGACCGAGTACGACAACCTGCTCGCCAAGTGGGGTGCCCCGGCCTGGAACCGGCTCAAGTCGTACAACTACCCGGACCGTTACGTCCGCCACGCCGACTACGCCGCCCGCATCGACCCCTACCCCTTCGACCCGTACACCGACTCCCAGTGGAAGCTCGTCCCGGGCCTGGCCGACGGCTCCGGGGTCTCCTTCCAGTCGGTGAACTACCCCACCCGCTATCTGCGGCACTACAACTACGCGCTGCGACTCGACGTCAGCGACGGCACGCCGACGTTCGCGGGCGACGCGACCTTCCACCGTACGGCCGGTCTCGCCGACTCCTCCTGGGCGTCGTTCCGCTCGTACAACAACCCCACCCGTTACATCCGCCACTCGAACTACGTACTGCGCATCGATCCGGTGTCGACGGCCGCGGAACAGCGGGACGCGACGTTCCGCGTCGGGTACTGA
- a CDS encoding FadR/GntR family transcriptional regulator, with amino-acid sequence MSAVDRAFHGLRHMIATGRLGPGERIPPEAELGEELGVSRGPLREAVRMLSALGVVEPRHGSGTYVSQLRPEDIIGSLSLTLELLPLTGLLEVYEIRRVLEAHVASKAAARRTPETVKSLFSLIEAMEATEDPSEASDLDHRFHAEIARAAENPTLASLLAVFRARSRKYQIFTLPEGPELRRKSDADHRVLATAIADRDPGAAAGAAEAHVTQTERWLRAFMPPVEEQDTDGVPD; translated from the coding sequence ATGTCCGCAGTCGACAGGGCGTTCCACGGCCTGCGCCACATGATCGCGACAGGGCGGCTCGGGCCGGGTGAGCGCATTCCGCCCGAGGCCGAGCTGGGCGAGGAGCTGGGGGTGTCCAGGGGGCCCCTGCGCGAGGCCGTACGGATGCTGTCGGCGCTCGGTGTGGTCGAGCCGCGGCACGGCTCGGGGACCTATGTGTCCCAGCTCAGGCCGGAGGACATCATCGGCAGCCTCTCCCTGACCCTCGAACTCCTGCCGCTGACAGGCCTGTTGGAGGTGTACGAGATCCGGCGGGTGCTGGAGGCGCATGTCGCGTCCAAAGCCGCCGCACGGCGGACCCCCGAGACGGTGAAGTCACTCTTCTCGCTCATCGAGGCCATGGAGGCCACCGAGGACCCCTCCGAGGCCTCGGACCTCGACCACCGCTTCCACGCCGAGATCGCGCGGGCCGCCGAGAACCCCACGCTGGCGTCGCTGCTCGCGGTGTTCCGCGCGCGCTCCCGCAAGTACCAGATCTTCACGCTTCCCGAGGGTCCTGAGCTGCGGCGCAAGAGCGACGCGGACCACCGGGTGCTGGCGACCGCGATCGCCGACCGGGACCCCGGAGCGGCGGCGGGGGCCGCGGAGGCACATGTCACGCAGACGGAGCGGTGGTTGCGGGCGTTCATGCCGCCGGTGGAGGAACAGGACACCGACGGCGTGCCGGACTGA